DNA from Ictidomys tridecemlineatus isolate mIctTri1 chromosome 12, mIctTri1.hap1, whole genome shotgun sequence:
ATAAAGGAGTTAGGTGAGCTAggataaaatgaacatttttttaaaagaatgagaaaaaagagGTAGAGGGGAAAACACAACAGAAAAGAGACTCAAGAGAGAAGGCAGGCAGATTTCTTTGCTGAAGTTGACTCTGACGTTTCTGCAGCCAAGAGTCGCAGCCTTTTtacaattatgatttttttttcttttttcagaggaACCAGATTATTCCAGATGCCAATTCCAGGGAAATGATTCTCGTAGATTTTCTCTGTGTTGCTGGGAACAATCTTCCTTCATTTATATGAAAGCAGAAAAACAGTCTATGGAATCTTCCCCTCCCCTATGGATGAGGGAGGAGTGAGCAGGAATTGGTCCTACTTCTCTGGAGAACATTTAAATATCCTTTGGCCCAAATTTACACTCACAGGAATTTGTCCCACctctattttcaaattatatagtCAAGGACGATAACAACAACTCCAACAACACTGATAAAAGCAAAAGGTTGGGAAACTACCTACATGCTCATGGATAAGACACTAATTGACTAACTCATGGTCCTCCCTTTCAATGGAGCATACGACATTAGAAAAGAGTGTTTGGATATGGTGCAACCTCTCTcctattttaagtgaaaaaaaattatactgcaGCACAGTGTATATgcttgcatatatatatatatataaattttctgaaaaaaaaaccctagaaaCTTAAATGTGGATAACTTAGAAGGTAGGAATGAAGGTGGGTGGGGCAAAGAGGGCcccaaacttttcttttttttaatttattttttagttttaggtagacacaatatctttattttacatttacgtggtgctgaggatcgaacccagtgcctcgtgcatgctaggcaagcgctctaccactaagccacaatcccagccccagccccaaacttttcaaagtataatttattcttttgtacAGACTTGACTTCCCCCACACCTACACACCTGTAGCAAGTGATGGTATCGTCCTTCTTAACTTGAATGTTATTTTTCCTAGCAGAAATTtgaacagacacacacatacttaaaacaaaaccttaagaaaatggaaaatcagGCATTAATAAAAAACCATAATGGCGATAATCTCTACGGTTTACTGAATGAATGTGCCTAGTGTTCTGTTTCTGTCTATAGCAAATTCAAAGAAGGGATTAAATGTAGTTAAGTGACAAATAGCGGATTCGAACCCCCAAATTGTGGAATCTCACAATCCTCACCGCCCTAGGGCCTTTACCTCCAGGCGGGAAACTCACGTACTGGACGTTCGGCCCCACGCGGCTCACAGCCCATTCGGGCGCACCCGTGGCCTCGGCGCGCACGGGGCTCTTGGCTCGGGGAGCGCGCCCGCACGCAGCGGAGCGGGCTCGGCTGCGGCGGCAGCGACGTCACAGCTCGAGCTTTCCTTTTCGGGAGTCCCCGGCACACATCCTGTGTCCATGTTTGGGCATTTACGTCACGGCGGCAGGGCCGGGGCCTCCCGAAATGGCAGTGGCCCGGGGAGTCGGAAGCCCGGAGCCAGCGACGCCGCAGCTATATAAGTGGGGGGGCTGTGGGTTGGGGGAGCCTGGCTGCGCTTTGAAGAGGCAAGGAGCCGCCGCCCGAGGCCCTCGCGGGCGAGCGAGGGTTCCGGGGCCCCCAGACCCTTTTCCTAGAGGTGAGCGCCTGGAGCCAGAAGCTCGGGTGCCCGGGACTGTGCACCGCGGGGAGCCGCGACCGCCGGCCTCCCCGCAACCTACGTGCCCTCAAGCCCAGCGGGCGAGGCCCCGAGTGCCCCGCAACCGCTGCCGCGCCATGCTCCACCTTAGTGAGTTTTCTGGCCCCGACGCGATCCTCGTCAAGTCCTCCGAAGGCTGTTGCGCCGAACCTAGCACTGAATTGCCTCGGCTGCCCGCCAGGGACACTCCCGCGACCGCTGGCTATCCTGGAGGTAAGGAGCGCGGCCAGGGGTGCTCAGACGGCGACAAAACGCAGGGGCAAGCAGGGATTGGGACGCTGGAAACATAGGGATGGGGGGATGGGAGGCGCAGGGGGTCATGGGGCGCGCACTCCCGTTCCCACCCCCACTAGGCCGCCAGCGCCTCCGCCGGAacctgtgtgagtgtgtgtgtgagtgtgtgtgtgtgtgtgtgtgtgtgtgtgtgcgcgcgcgcgcgcgcgcacgcgaaCCCAGGTATCCTTTTGCCTATGCACGTGTGTTTTGCGTGtgcatgtttgtatgtgtgtcCTGGGATGTTTGCCGGCCCCTGCTGGATCAGAATGTGCAAAAGGCACTTTGCGTGTGTTGGTGTGCACCAAGGGCTTCGTGGGTAGGGACTGAGGGTTCAGAGGCACGCCCTTTGGTGTGCCCAGAGCTGATTCCTGCTCCCTCCTCAGCAGGCGACTTCTTGAGCTGGGCTTTGAGCAACTGCGGTGCCGGGGGGGACTTGGCTGACTCCTGCTTCTTGGAGGGTCCCGCGCCCACGCCCCCTCCTGGCCTCAGCTACAGCGGTAGCTTCTTCATTCAGGCAGTACCAGAACATCCGCACGACCCGGAGGCACTCTTCAACCTCATGTCGGGCATCTTAGGCCTGGCACCCTTCCCCGGCCCTGAGGCGGCAGCATCCCGGTCCCCACTGGATACTCCCTTTCCCGCGGGCCCCGACGCCTTGCTTCCAGGTCCGCCGGACCTGTACTCCCCGGATCTGAGCGCGGCCGCCTTCTCAGAGGCGTTTTGGGAGGCTTCGCCTTCCTCTGGCGCCCCCTCTCAGTGCCTGTACGAGCCTCAGCTCTCTCCGCCCGACGTCAAGCCGGGCCTTCGGGCGCCTCCAGCCTCTCCAGCGCTGGACGCTGCCTCGGCCTTCAAAGGTCCCTACGCACCCTGGGAGCTGCTTTCTGTTGGGGCCCCAGGAAACTGTGGGTCTCAGGGAGGCTACCAGGCCGCCCCCGAAGCTCGTTTCCCCTCATTAGGGACCAAGATCGAGGACCTGCTGTCCATCAGTTGTCCTGCGGAGCTGCCGGCCAGTACAACCAACAGACTGTACTCCACCGGGGCCTACGACGCTTTCCCGCTGGCCCCAGGTGACTTAGGGGATGGGGCCGAGGGCCTCCCGGGGCTCTTGACCCCTCctagtggggagggagggagtagCGGCGGCGACGGCGGAGAGTTTCTGGCCGGTACACAGCCTCAGCTTTCCCCACTGGGCCTTCGCAGCACTGCCACCGCGGACTTCCCCAAACCTCTTGTGGCCGACATCCCCGGGAGCAGTGGCGTCACTGCGCCACCTGTGCAGCCACCGGCCCCTTTTCCCCCGGCCAAGGCGCGGCGCAAGGGGCGCCGAGGAGGCAAGTGCAGCGCTCGCTGCTTCTGCCCTCGGCCACATGCCAAGGCCTTTGCTTGTCCTGTGGAAAGCTGCGTACGTAGCTTTGCGCGCTCCGACGAGCTCAATCGCCACCTGCGTATCCACACTGGCCACAAGCCCTTCCAGTGCCGCATCTGCCTCCGCAACTTCAGCCGCAGCGACCACCTCACCACTCACGTGCGCACCCACACAGGCGAGAAGCCCTTTGCCTGCGACGTGTGCGGGCGCCGTTTCGCGCGCAGCGATGAGAAGAAACGACACAGCAAGGTGCACCTTAAGCAGAAGGCGCGCGCGGAGGAGCGGCTTAAGGGCCTCGGGTTTTACTCTTTGGGCCTCTCCTTTGCTGCGATGTGAGCAGGAGCTGGGTTTGTAGGTTGGGGCGCCGCCACTCGGCGCGCACAACAAGATCTGGCCCGTCCCCCCTCCCCGCTCTTTTCC
Protein-coding regions in this window:
- the Egr4 gene encoding early growth response protein 4 isoform X2; translation: MAVARGVGSPEPATPQLYKWGGCGLGEPGCALKRQGAAARGPRGRARVPGPPDPFPRGERLEPEARVPGTVHRGEPRPPASPQPTCPQAQRARPRVPRNRCRAMLHLSEFSGPDAILVKSSEGCCAEPSTELPRLPARDTPATAGYPGGDFLSWALSNCGAGGDLADSCFLEGPAPTPPPGLSYSGSFFIQAVPEHPHDPEALFNLMSGILGLAPFPGPEAAASRSPLDTPFPAGPDALLPGPPDLYSPDLSAAAFSEAFWEASPSSGAPSQCLYEPQLSPPDVKPGLRAPPASPALDAASAFKGPYAPWELLSVGAPGNCGSQGGYQAAPEARFPSLGTKIEDLLSISCPAELPASTTNRLYSTGAYDAFPLAPGDLGDGAEGLPGLLTPPSGEGGSSGGDGGEFLAGTQPQLSPLGLRSTATADFPKPLVADIPGSSGVTAPPVQPPAPFPPAKARRKGRRGGKCSARCFCPRPHAKAFACPVESCVRSFARSDELNRHLRIHTGHKPFQCRICLRNFSRSDHLTTHVRTHTGEKPFACDVCGRRFARSDEKKRHSKVHLKQKARAEERLKGLGFYSLGLSFAAM
- the Egr4 gene encoding early growth response protein 4 isoform X1, which translates into the protein MAVARGVGSPEPATPQLYKWGGCGLGEPGCALKRQGAAARGPRGRARVPGPPDPFPRGERLEPEARVPGTVHRGEPRPPASPQPTCPQAQRARPRVPRNRCRAMLHLSEFSGPDAILVKSSEGCCAEPSTELPRLPARDTPATAGYPGAGDFLSWALSNCGAGGDLADSCFLEGPAPTPPPGLSYSGSFFIQAVPEHPHDPEALFNLMSGILGLAPFPGPEAAASRSPLDTPFPAGPDALLPGPPDLYSPDLSAAAFSEAFWEASPSSGAPSQCLYEPQLSPPDVKPGLRAPPASPALDAASAFKGPYAPWELLSVGAPGNCGSQGGYQAAPEARFPSLGTKIEDLLSISCPAELPASTTNRLYSTGAYDAFPLAPGDLGDGAEGLPGLLTPPSGEGGSSGGDGGEFLAGTQPQLSPLGLRSTATADFPKPLVADIPGSSGVTAPPVQPPAPFPPAKARRKGRRGGKCSARCFCPRPHAKAFACPVESCVRSFARSDELNRHLRIHTGHKPFQCRICLRNFSRSDHLTTHVRTHTGEKPFACDVCGRRFARSDEKKRHSKVHLKQKARAEERLKGLGFYSLGLSFAAM